The following coding sequences lie in one Lepeophtheirus salmonis chromosome 11, UVic_Lsal_1.4, whole genome shotgun sequence genomic window:
- the Mcm5 gene encoding DNA replication licensing factor mcm5, translating to MEGFDDGGVFFSDNFGGGNDASGSSTSNVAIKNQFKEFIRSYHEEGSNFSYKYRDALKRNLSLGEARLEVIFEDLSSFDANLADKLSKGPSDSLPLFEEAATELGVEILDDVRSGESVQISLFSSERPLGIRDLSSDLISRLVRIPGIIISASSIKSKAKTISIACRTCKHVIPNIRVPPGLEGLPLPRKCANSGLQAENKCPLDPYIILPDKIKCCDFQVLKLQESPDSVPHGEMPRHMTLFLDRFLVDKVVPGNKVTVLGIYSIRKTSNKWGESKSVGVRAPYLRVVGIQVDTDGQGRTAVDTRFTSEEEERFRRLAAKPNVQNIISQSIAPSIYGSDDIKKAIACLLFGGSRKRLPDGLTRRGDINVLLLGDPGTAKSQLLKFVHRLAPISVYTSGKGSSAAGLTASVLRDPATRNFVVEGGAMVLADGGVVCIDEFDKMREDDRVAIHEAMEQQTISIAKAGITTTLNSRCSVLAAANSIFGRWDDTKGEENIDFMPTILSRFDTIFIIKDEHNEARDTILAKHVISVHVNAFAVDSMQGDDDKDENDDNELSMLFLKKFITYARTRCGPRLSEASAEKLKNKYVMMRNGTKELENDSDKRLAIPITVRQLEAVIRISESLAKMELQPFAVDRHVDEALRIFQVSTLDAAMSGSLSGVEGFTTEEDQELVNRIERQLKRRFAIGSQVSEQSIIQDFSKQKYPEKAVQRVLHFMIRRGEIQHRMQRKMLYRIK from the coding sequence ATGGAGGGATTTGACGATGGAGGAGTCTTTTTCTCTGACAACTTTGGAGGCGGGAATGATGCTTCCGGCTCATCGACGTCCAATGTGGCCATTAAGAATCAGTTTAAGGAGTTTATTCGGAGTTACCATGAGGAAGGATCCAACTTCAGCTACAAGTATCGAGATGCTCTGAAAAGAAATTTAAGCCTTGGGGAGGCTCGATTGGAAGTGATTTTCGAGGATCTGAGCTCATTTGATGCGAATCTCGCGGATAAGTTGAGCAAAGGTCCCTCTGATAGCCTCCCTCTGTTCGAAGAGGCCGCCACGGAGTTGGGAGTGGAGATTTTAGACGATGTTCGGTCTGGAGAGAGTGTTCAGATCTCTCTGTTCTCCTCTGAAAGACCCCTTGGGATTCGTGACTTGAGTTCCGACCTCATTTCCCGTCTGGTTCGGATACCCGGAATCATCATCAGTGCCAGCTCCATCAAGTCCAAAGCAAAGACTATTTCGATCGCCTGTCGCACGTGCAAACATGTCATTCCCAACATCAGGGTCCCTCCAGGGCTGGAAGGACTCCCTCTGCCACGCAAGTGCGCCAACTCGGGCCTACAAGCGGAAAATAAGTGCCCACTGGATCCTTACATTATCCTACCCGATAAAATCAAATGCTGCGACTTTCAAGTGCTCAAACTTCAAGAGTCTCCGGACTCGGTGCCCCACGGAGAAATGCCTCGGCACATGACTCTCTTTCTGGATCGCTTCCTTGTTGATAAAGTTGTTCCGGGTAACAAAGTCACCGTTTTGGGGATTTACTCTATTCGCAAAACCTCGAATAAGTGGGGTGAGTCCAAGTCGGTTGGTGTTCGCGCTCCCTATCTACGTGTAGTTGGCATTCAAGTGGACACAGATGGACAGGGTCGAACAGCGGTGGATACTCGCTTTACCTCAGAAGAAGAGGAACGCTTTCGCAGACTGGCTGCTAAGCCAAATGTTCAAAACATAATTTCCCAATCTATTGCTCCATCCATTTATGGATCCgatgatataaaaaaagccATAGCCTGCCTTTTGTTTGGTGGTTCTCGAAAGCGTCTTCCTGATGGCTTAACGCGGCGTGGTGATATTAATGTTCTTCTTCTGGGTGACCCTGGAACAGCCAAATCTCAATTACTCAAATTTGTGCATAGGCTAGCTCCTATTTCTGTATATACTTCCGGAAAAGGTTCATCTGCTGCAGGTTTAACGGCCTCTGTTCTTCGTGATCCTGCTACTAGGAATTTTGTTGTGGAGGGAGGGGCTATGGTTCTTGCAGATGGAGGCGTGGTATGTATTGATGAATTTGACAAGATGAGAGAGGATGATCGCGTTGCCATTCATGAAGCTATGGAACAACAAACCATTTCTATTGCCAAGGCTGGTATCACCACTACATTAAATTCCCGTTGCTCTGTTTTGGCTGCTGCGAACTCCATTTTTGGACGTTGGGATGATACCAAGGGGGAAGAAAATATTGACTTCATGCCAACAATTTTGTCTCGTTTTGATACGATCTTCATTATCAAGGATGAACATAATGAGGCTAGAGACACTATTTTAGCAAAGCATGTAATAAGTGTTCACGTCAATGCATTTGCCGTTGATTCAATGCAAGGAGACGATGATAAGGACGAGAATGATGATAATGAGTTATCAATGCTATTCCTAAAGAAGTTTATCACATACGCTCGCACCCGTTGTGGACCAAGACTCAGTGAAGCTTCCGCTGAGAAACTCAAGAATAAATACGTCATGATGCGTAATGGAACCAAGGAATTGGAGAATGATTCTGATAAGCGCCTCGCTATCCCCATTACAGTTCGTCAATTGGAGGCAGTTATTCGTATCTCGGAGTCTTTGGCTAAAATGGAGCTTCAACCATTTGCTGTTGATAGACATGTAGATGAAGCTCTCCGTATCTTTCAAGTCTCTACATTGGATGCTGCCATGAGTGGATCCTTAAGTGGAGTTGAGGGATTTACTACAGAAGAGGATCAAGAGCTCGTCAATCGTATTGAAAGACAGCTTAAGAGAAGATTTGCCATTGGGTCTCAAGTATCTGAGCAGTCCATTATCCAGGacttttctaaacaaaaatatccTGAAAAAGCTGTTCAAAGAGTTTTACATTTTATGATTCGACGGGGTGAAATTCAACATCGTATGCAACGGAAAATGCTTTATAGAATAAAGTAA